The following are encoded together in the Echinicola jeungdonensis genome:
- a CDS encoding TolB family protein, whose translation MKKHFLFIFLISLVLGSQNLYAQGSYDLISLETKKFLGQFSIIPGSAKKITDRQGYDNQPFFINDDQMVFSSSDEKGNFDIFLYSFESGKFTNMTRTSTKNEYSPLLTDCGKYISAVTVEEDNSKRLWLYPINFGEPELLYDDIEPVNYYDWYNNIAAMNIEGEPNKLIYPRSRENVVTLAENVGRSIQKRPKTSQVTFLDKGANVVINGKDTYEIKAYDLEENVQSNFGVALSGAVDFIWLDKNTLLMARDQELFIKKIKKSQDWVKIAKVTMPGYGAISRMAISPKSNRLVLVMERNEKE comes from the coding sequence ATGAAAAAACATTTCCTATTTATATTTCTTATTAGTTTGGTTTTAGGTTCTCAAAACCTATATGCTCAAGGCTCCTATGACCTTATTTCATTAGAGACCAAAAAATTTCTCGGTCAATTCAGTATTATTCCTGGAAGTGCAAAAAAAATCACAGATAGGCAGGGTTATGACAATCAACCATTTTTCATCAACGATGATCAAATGGTGTTTTCCTCCTCGGATGAAAAAGGGAATTTTGATATTTTTCTGTATAGTTTTGAGTCAGGGAAGTTCACCAATATGACCAGGACTTCAACAAAAAATGAATATTCCCCCCTATTGACAGATTGTGGCAAATACATTTCTGCTGTCACCGTAGAAGAAGACAACAGTAAAAGATTATGGTTATACCCCATCAATTTTGGGGAACCCGAATTGCTTTATGATGACATTGAGCCTGTCAATTATTATGATTGGTACAATAATATAGCTGCGATGAATATAGAAGGGGAACCCAATAAGTTGATTTATCCACGTAGCAGGGAAAATGTGGTCACCTTGGCAGAAAACGTTGGAAGAAGTATCCAAAAAAGACCTAAAACCAGCCAAGTGACATTTTTGGATAAAGGAGCCAATGTGGTAATCAACGGAAAGGACACCTATGAAATCAAAGCTTACGACCTGGAAGAAAATGTGCAGTCCAATTTTGGGGTGGCCTTAAGTGGTGCTGTTGATTTTATATGGTTGGATAAAAACACCCTTTTGATGGCCAGGGACCAAGAACTGTTTATCAAAAAAATTAAGAAAAGCCAAGACTGGGTCAAAATTGCAAAGGTAACGATGCCTGGTTATGGTGCCATAAGCAGAATGGCCATTAGTCCCAAATCAAACCGCCTGGTTTTGGTGATGGAAAGGAATGAAAAGGAATAG
- a CDS encoding GSCFA domain-containing protein, translating into MSTFRSELKISKNPTKIEKGSKILSMGSGFSSMMAENLMRYGLNISNNPFGRVYNPISIFNLLEIAGNHVQVDEKQITEYDGNWNHFQFNFLRRRKSPEDLLNNINIKVEQVRKEFFKNEFLILSFGSAFVFRHKETKQVVANCHKAPQHLFEKELLSTEQILKAFRHIYPQLNHFKDIILVLSPVMHTKDSITLNQVSKSVLRVAMHQIVSEFPEVKYFPAYEFLISDLRDYRFYERDFLQPNQMASDYITSKFNEAYFDPQLYEISKEMDDILHGVESIPYNPQSRDFVFEVNSAIKSLQELDSKIDTRLAINLLEAKINQD; encoded by the coding sequence ATGAGTACATTTAGAAGTGAACTAAAGATTTCCAAGAATCCTACTAAAATTGAAAAGGGATCCAAAATCCTCTCAATGGGGTCGGGGTTTTCATCCATGATGGCAGAAAATCTGATGAGATATGGTTTAAATATTTCCAACAATCCGTTTGGCCGGGTGTACAACCCCATATCAATATTTAACCTGCTGGAAATAGCCGGTAATCACGTTCAGGTAGATGAAAAACAAATAACCGAATACGATGGGAACTGGAATCATTTTCAGTTTAATTTTTTAAGAAGGAGAAAATCTCCAGAGGATTTGCTCAACAATATTAATATAAAGGTCGAGCAGGTCCGGAAAGAATTTTTTAAAAATGAGTTTTTGATATTGAGCTTTGGGTCAGCTTTTGTTTTTAGGCATAAGGAAACCAAACAAGTAGTGGCCAATTGTCATAAAGCCCCTCAACACCTTTTTGAAAAGGAGTTATTATCAACCGAACAAATCCTAAAAGCATTTCGGCATATTTATCCTCAGCTCAATCATTTTAAGGATATTATATTGGTGCTCAGTCCCGTGATGCACACTAAGGATAGTATTACCCTTAATCAGGTCAGCAAATCCGTATTAAGGGTGGCAATGCATCAGATTGTATCAGAGTTTCCGGAAGTAAAATATTTCCCTGCTTATGAATTTTTGATCAGTGATTTGAGGGATTACCGTTTTTATGAGCGGGATTTCTTGCAGCCCAATCAAATGGCCTCAGATTACATCACTTCCAAATTCAATGAGGCTTATTTTGACCCTCAACTTTATGAAATCTCCAAGGAAATGGATGATATATTGCATGGAGTGGAGAGCATTCCCTATAACCCTCAAAGCAGGGATTTTGTTTTTGAAGTTAATAGTGCAATTAAATCCCTACAAGAGCTTGATTCCAAGATTGATACCCGATTGGCCATCAATTTATTGGAGGCCAAAATAAATCAGGATTAA